In Chitinophagales bacterium, a single genomic region encodes these proteins:
- the truA gene encoding tRNA pseudouridine(38-40) synthase TruA, whose translation MSRYFMELSYKGTHYKGFQVQENAHTVQGEIEQALKILQREEIRLTGSSRTDAGVHALQNYFHFDYEGDLLPTLVYKLNAILSRDIAIKRVFQVGEEAHSRFDAIYREYRYYLARERDPFLQDRSWYYPYTIDRGLLGQAASVLMEYQDFTSFSKRNTQAKTALCRLEVSRWVEEGDCLIYQVRANRFLRGMVRALVATMLLVARGKMSIAEFRQVIEARDCTRASFAAPGLGLYLVEVGFPQGYFPDQPIPKNEPGSL comes from the coding sequence ATGAGCCGGTACTTCATGGAGTTGTCGTATAAGGGGACACATTACAAAGGCTTCCAGGTACAGGAGAATGCCCATACGGTACAAGGGGAGATTGAACAGGCTTTAAAGATTTTACAAAGAGAAGAAATACGTCTCACGGGGTCCTCCCGCACAGACGCCGGTGTGCATGCCTTGCAGAATTATTTCCATTTTGATTATGAAGGCGATCTGTTACCTACCCTGGTATATAAACTCAATGCCATTCTTTCCCGGGACATAGCGATCAAGCGTGTATTTCAGGTAGGAGAGGAAGCGCACAGTCGGTTTGACGCCATTTACCGGGAATACCGCTATTATTTAGCCAGGGAGCGCGACCCGTTTTTACAGGACAGGAGCTGGTATTATCCCTATACGATTGACCGGGGTTTATTGGGCCAGGCGGCTTCAGTATTAATGGAGTATCAGGATTTCACCTCGTTTTCCAAGCGTAATACCCAGGCAAAGACCGCCCTGTGTCGGTTGGAAGTCAGTCGATGGGTGGAGGAGGGTGATTGTCTTATATATCAGGTCAGGGCCAATCGGTTTCTACGGGGGATGGTGAGGGCTTTGGTGGCTACTATGTTATTGGTAGCCAGGGGGAAGATGAGCATAGCGGAGTTTCGCCAGGTCATTGAAGCCAGGGATTGCACCCGTGCGAGTTTTGCGGCCCCCGGGTTGGGGTTGTATTTAGTAGAGGTAGGCTTTCCCCAGGGTTATTTCCCCGATCAGCCAATACCAAAGAATGAACCTGGATCATTGTAA